ACACAAGAATCCAAAATAGCTCATTATTTTTCTTCTAGTTTTGGGCATTTACATATATGGGTTTTTTTTAACTCaaatttaaaatgaaaataCGTAAAATGTTTTGGGTTCATATTTAACGATTTAGAATTGTcatgatttttttatattaaattttatttttatttcaaataaaaaatacattattGAATTGgaaaaatcgatcaaaatataaatatgatttctttaaaaaaaacatttatttaaACCTTAGGATTGTAAGAGCATAATGACTTGGATATTCAAGGGATGGGTCCTAACAATTGATTTGATATTAAGAGACTTCAGAATTCTTCATTGTTCACTTTAAAACTTAAATGACTGACCCAGAATTAAAGGGGTCAATGTGAGCCTAAGTGTTACTTACGAACATCGCCTAGATGTGGGTATGATGTGCTAGATATAAGGGGTCCAACTCCCTTAACAATttgtaatgattttcctaattgtAGGACCACTGGCTCGAGCCTGCAGAAGCCGTTGCTGGACCAATTTCCTGGGTCCATTATGAGGTGGGTTTGGAAGGACAAATCCGTGAGGGTCTAGGCTCAAAGTGGACAAACtgttaattatttgatatgGAAACTGGGAAGGGTTGTTGGTATCAATAAGTTGCACAGGCTGTGCCAGGAATTTTCGTAGTGATTTCGAGGCTCTGCACTAATTGACGAAGTTCAGACCAGTTATTGAAGACCAAGGCTAGGCAAAAGAGAACTTCGATTTGGACTCACTGAGGCCCATTAAGTTCTTGATAGTCCATGACAGGCAAGCCTATAAGAGTGGCCCATGTGTTTCCCTTGTTTTGGACTTTGCGAGATAGAAACAAACAGAATCAATTGATACTTGGGCCAGTCGGAGATGGACATGCTGCATTGCTGCTATTAAGATCCATTATAAGGTTTACCTTGGATATAGCCCATGAGGCTGGAAAGCCCGTAAACGTTTCAAAGAACAAAACGGCCCAtgattttccttgtttttgccTTCTTGGATTAAAAGTGGGCCACATTGCTCCCTTGGGCTATTGCTTAAAAGGCCTAAACGTCCAAACAAATTGGATTCTGTTATGATTTGGTGTGCCTGATCTTAACGAAAAATAGACATAGCCCCCCTCcatcaatatcaatatcaacATCAATATCAGCTAATGGGGAGTAGTGTAGTGGGTGTATCAATACTATATCCCAAATCAGGTCTCCAACGGAGTGGTATACAAATAAAATCTTAGCACCTCACACATAAGTAAGACATTTTCTGAGCCTAAGAACTATTGATGACGGTCCATGAAAAATAAATCTGTGGGCCTGTGATCTAGAGCGGATAATATCATTGATGTGCTTAGGCTTAAATTTTCCAATACGGTATTGGAGCAAAGTCTCGATTAATTTGGACGCGACCTCTACCTATCAACTTATTTGGTCTAGCATAACCATCCTATAAGTGCAAGCGAGTGTCAATACTATATCTCACATCAGATTGACGTAATCCAAACCGAGTGATATAAATAAAATCTTAGCACTCTGACACAAGTGACACATTCCCTAGGCCTAAGAACTATTGACAACGATTCATGAAGAATAAATCCGTACCAACTCATGATTCAAGAGTGAACAATATCCTTAACGTATTGGGATGTGAATTTTCAACTTGAGTGTCAATGATGATGTATGTATAGTAAGATGTGTGGTAGTCATACTCTCCCATTCAATCATTCCAAGAGACATGAGTTCACACCTGAATCCCCGAAATAAAAAGTCGTGTAGTGGGGCTGGGGACAAAATCATGTAAAGAGCTGTAACCCTAATAAAGTGAGCTTGACTAAATTTCAATCAAAAGCTGTAGTCCTACAAGTCAACATTTCGGTGCATTCCCGCAAATGACGCTGAACCCATTCACACCTTCCACTCAATTTTCTAACCAAAACATCGAACCCAAGAAACTACAATAATCAGACCACGACAagacacacacagacacactaCAGGCTACAGCCTCAATTCTTGCACAAAgtaacattaaaataataataaaaaaacaacagTAATGATACAGATCTAGCAGCGGATATCTCAGTCGTACCGATATGATTTTATGCGTATCATGTGGGATATGTGGAGACGACAAATTCATTTGAATCCTATTCATGCAACTCGACTATTGAGATAAGTGGAATACCAACCGTTGCTAAACAAATCCCAGTCGCACCCAAATCGCTACTAGCAGCTGTAGCTAAGTTATTATGTGTAGCCTTGCTTGTACTTGCGAAAGAGGTCGTCTGTTTTGGCATTCCTGAATGCACAACAACCAATCAAATAAACTTTAATCAAAGCAACAAGAGTGATGAGCAATATGATGTCTGCTACTCTCCATTCCTTCTTCAAATTGGCTAGTAAACCAGCTTTGCATGAATCACAGCTGTAGCACAGTTGGTTTTGATCATTGTTCCAGTTCAAGCAGTCCATGTCTGCTGCATTGTCGATTGGACTAATCCAATATGTTGGGTTCACAAATGTGTACCCACATTTGGTGGGTGGCTTGCAGCATCCTGACTGTAGAAGTATACACAGTTAAGGCAAAAGGTATATAGAATAATTATATATTGAATAAAGGAGTAAGATAGGGAGAATAATTaactttgaaaaaaaagagactaaAACTTGCTAGATAGAAGATTCTATGACTTTGTGATCTGTAATATATGCCATACTTGCAAGTTATCCTCTAGTATGTGTTCATTTCCTTAAATTTAACTAAAATTATGGCACCCGGTTCTAATGGGCGGGATCACAAACATATGTAATGTCAAGTTTGGTGGTGCTGGATGAGCAACCTAGTGCCAATAAGACTAAGTTTCTTGTCCTACATTGCCCATGGAAAGATGTTTGTAATCCcacaaatgaaaaatgaaacaaaaatttcaTAACTAATAACAAGCGTTTTTTCCGGGTTCAAATTAGTGTGAGATGGTGCTGGTCCTATGGGGACAAAATCGTGCAGATCAGTATGGGTCGATCCAAAACGGATAAAGTGTTACTTGTGCGCAGGAGTGGACTGTTTCAAATGGTATTGGAGTTGAGCATTCAGGATTTAAGGTATGGACACCCACGGACGTTTATGGGCATGTGGGCTGCACAAGGACATGGGCCCTTAATGGGGGAGTCTATAGCGCCCAACTCGAGTGGGCAGGGCCACAAATTTCTGCAGTCTCAAATTTAGTGGTGCTATGCCAGTTACCGTAAAATTAAATCTCTTGTCCCACCTCAGGGgaagaaatgtgaaatgcatgatataataggtcaaatttCTTAATTAGTAAGAAACTCTTTTTCTGAACGGAATGGTGTTAGGCATAGGAAAACAAAGTCGTACAGATCAGTATGAACGGACTCAAAATGGACAAAGTAttactaaataaataaacaaattaacaGAAAGAATGAATTACCTGTAATGGAGTAAGATGAGCATTGAAGAAATCTTGTGCCATGCGATACCTCTGGTTCAATTCAGGGCACATACTAGTTGAACTAAGACAGCCTCTAATCCGATCCCACTTATAACTACTCTGAACTCTCCGGCGAAGCCAACCTGAAAAGTCATCAAGATGATACTCCAAATATGCCCTACTTGGTTCAAGCTCTCCATGCCCTCTAATGGTGACCATGTACACAAAAACCACCAGACAAGCAAGCAATATTATAAGAACAAGCATGGCAATCAAGTAGAATATGAGAAGCCATGGAATCCTCCAAAACCCTCCAACAAAACCAGCTAAACCCACAA
This DNA window, taken from Tripterygium wilfordii isolate XIE 37 chromosome 20, ASM1340144v1, whole genome shotgun sequence, encodes the following:
- the LOC119986564 gene encoding protein TORNADO 2-like yields the protein MALSNNVIGAINFVSMLLSIPIIGAGIWLATEPDNSCVKILQWPVIILGILILVVGLAGFVGGFWRIPWLLIFYLIAMLVLIILLACLVVFVYMVTIRGHGELEPSRAYLEYHLDDFSGWLRRRVQSSYKWDRIRGCLSSTSMCPELNQRYRMAQDFFNAHLTPLQSGCCKPPTKCGYTFVNPTYWISPIDNAADMDCLNWNNDQNQLCYSCDSCKAGLLANLKKEWRVADIILLITLVALIKVYLIGCCAFRNAKTDDLFRKYKQGYT